The Montipora foliosa isolate CH-2021 chromosome 14, ASM3666993v2, whole genome shotgun sequence genome window below encodes:
- the LOC137985528 gene encoding zinc finger MYM-type protein 1-like — protein MADETADISNKEQLVVCIRWVDENFAVHEDFIAMYPLERTTADHIVAILKNCLISMHLRIENARGQCYDGASTMAGEKTGVATQVKALNSKCLYTHCYGHALNSAVADAIKSVKCICDSLETVREIARLVKKSPQRNTKLDKIRAETQNESRGVHAFCPTRWTVRGESLEAVLNNYMELMELWEWSLDICKDTEIKARIRGVQGMMATFSFYFGCTLGAFFLKHTDNLSHALQGSSMSAAQGQQVAEEVCKTLSRDRSEAAFDLFWTRLLKRKSEVDAVAEPQLPRKRRAPARQEVGDSGTH, from the coding sequence ATGGCAGACGAGACGGCGGACATTTCTAACAAAGAACAATTAGTTGTGTGCATTCGCTGGGTGGATGAGAACTTTGCAGTTCATGAAGACTTCATAGCCATGTATCCTTTGGAGAGAACCACTGCCGACCACATCGTAGCCATACTGAAGAACTGTCTAATTAGCATGCATCTACGCATCGAAAATGCGCGTGGTCAATGCTACGATGGTGCGTCTACCATGGCTGGGGAAAAAACTGGAGTAGCAACACAAGTAAAGGCCCTGAATAGCAAATGCCTTTACACCCATTGCTATGGACATGCGCTGAATTCGGCTGTTGCTGACGCAATAAAATCGGTAAAGTGCATATGCGACTCTCTTGAGACTGTAAGAGAGATCGCGAGGCTTGTGAAAAAGTCGCCCCAGAGAAACACGAAGTTGGATAAGATTAGGGCCGAAACACAAAATGAGTCAAGAGGAGTCCATGCTTTCTGCCCAACAAGGTGGACTGTACGCGGAGAGTCGTTAGAGGCGGTTCTGAATAACTACATGGAGCTGATGGAGCTGTGGGAGTGGTCACTCGACATATGCAAAGACACTGAGATTAAGGCGCGAATCCGTGGAGTTCAAGGGATGATGGCCACCTTTTCATTCTACTTTGGATGCACCTTAGGGGCGTTTTTCTTGAAGCACACTGATAATTTGAGTCACGCCTTGCAAGGTTCCTCCATGTCAGCGGCCCAAGGACAGCAAGTAGCTGAGGAAGTGTGCAAGACTCTATCTAGGGATAGAAGTGAAGCCGCATTTGACTTGTTTTGGACGAGgttgttaaaaagaaaaagcgaAGTGGATGCAGTCGCCGAGCCACAGCTGCCAAGAAAACGACGAGCTCCCGCGCGGCAAGAAGTAGGAGACAGTGGTACACATTAA